A region from the Benincasa hispida cultivar B227 chromosome 12, ASM972705v1, whole genome shotgun sequence genome encodes:
- the LOC120068156 gene encoding serine/threonine-protein kinase ULK1, translating to MEQFRRIGEVLGSLKALMVLQDETQFNQRQCCLLHDMFSLAFDTIAGEIKDNLKLEEKNTKWKALEQPLRELHRVFKEGELYIKQCIDSKDWWAKVISFHQNKDCIEFHVHNLLSCFPAVIEAIETAGEISGLDQDEMQKRRLVLMRKYDMQWNDLKLFHWRFGKQYLVPREIRNRMQSISREDRWLLIEALKEKISSPGNAGSKNEQRLGELLIKKLNSEPPTVKLFPSSILFGTKDYQVRRRLDGGHSKEVQWFGENFGLKQFTAETEQTDSEVQILLSLSHPNILQYLCGFLDEEKKEYFLITDLMSKDLSSYMKDNNGARRRILFPLHVTVDIMLQIARGMEYLHSQMIYHGDLNPSNVFMKPRNSSEGSYLVKVAGFGLSSIKDSPPRNSTNQLETNPFIWHAPEVMAEQEQGPGTVPSFRKTEKADVYSFGMLCFELLTGKVPFEDGHLQGEKMSRNIRAGERPLFPFPTPKYLVSLTKRCWHSDPSQRLSFTSICRILRQVKKFLAMNPESNQPELQTPIVDYCDIEAGVARRFSSDGVGDLCSVSQIPFQMFAYRLAEKEKTNPNKIKTWDSASDVVSISKDDCASIYRDDTASVVEDPFTIPASDTRSLYSDMRSVYSEAPPKKMPTTKKLPDTKIKKGTGILETKTRMTTRTPSRMPSRSTSRPRVLKTNRDIPLPFSSPLSKGRRRPNGHVSDSEIH from the exons ATGGAACAATTCCGGCGCATTGGAGAGGTATTGGGAAGCTTAAAGGCTCTTATGGTGTTGCAAGATGAAACTCAATTCAACCAGCGTCAATGTTGTTTACTCCATGATATGTTTAGTTTGGCTTTTGATACAATTGCTGGAGAGATTAAGGATAATCTGAAGCTTGAAGAGAAGAACACCAAGTGGAAAGCGCTTGAACAGCCTTTGAGGGAATTGCATAGAGTTTTTAAAGAAGGGGAGCTTTACATCAAGCAATGCATAGATTCCAAAGACTGGTGGGCTAAAGTAATCAGCTTCCATCAGAACAAAGACTGCATCGAGTTCCATGTCCACAACTTGCTTTCCTGCTTTCCTGCTGTCATTGAAGCGATTGAGACAGCTGGAGAGATATCAGGGCTCGATCAGGACGAGATGCAGAAGAGAAGGCTTGTACTTATGAGGAAATATGATATGCAATGGAATGACCTGAAACTGTTCCATTGGAGATTTGGGAAACAGTATTTGGTTCCTCGAGAAATACGTAATCGGATGCAAAGCATTTCAAGAGAAGATCGATGGCTGCTAATTGAAGCACTCAAGGAAAAGATAAGTTCACCAGGAAATGCTGGTTCAAAGAACGAGCAGCGGCTTGGTGAATTGTTGATAAAGAAATTAAACTCGGAACCGCCAACGGTGAAGCTTTTCCCGAGTTCAATTTTGTTCGGAACAAAGGATTATCAGGTGAGGAGACGGTTGGATGGAGGGCATTCTAAGGAAGTTCAATGGTTTGGGGAGAACTTTGGTCTGAAACAGTTCACGGCGGAAACTGAACAAACAGATTCTGAGGTTCAAATTCTTTTATCACTTTCACATCCTAATATATTGCAATACCTCTGTGGGTTTTTGGATGAGGAAAAGAAAGAGTACTTTCTTATAACAGATTTGATGTCCAAGGATCTTTCTTCCTACATGAAGGATAATAATGGAGCCAGGAGGAGAATCTTGTTTCCTCTCCATGTTACAGTTGATATCATGCTTCAAATTGCTAGAGGCATGGAATATCTACACTCCCAAATGATCTATCATGGAGATTTAAACCCTTCCAATGTATTTATGAAGCCGAGGAACTCTTCAGAAGGCTCTTATCTCGTAAAAGTTGCCGGTTTCGGTCTATCATCGATCAAGGATTCACCTCCTAGAAACTCAACAAACCAACTAGAAACCAACCCTTTTATCTGGCATGCTCCAGAAGTGATGGCAGAGCAAGAACAAGGTCCAGGAACTGTTCCTTCTTTCAGGAAGACAGAGAAAGCAGATGTCTACAGTTTTGGTATGCTTTGTTTTGAGCTTTTGACCGGAAAGGTTCCATTTGAAGATGGTCATTTACAAGGGGAGAAGATGAGTCGCAATATCCGAGCAGGCGAGAGACCCCTCTTCCCATTTCCGACTCCTAAATATCTGGTGAGTCTTACCAAAAGATGCTGGCATTCTGACCCTTCTCAGAGGTTATCTTTCACTTCCATTTGTCGAATACTTCGCCAGGTGAAGAAATTCCTTGCTATGAACCCTGAAAGCAATCAGCCCGAATTGCAAACGCCTATTGTCGATTACTGCGACATTGAAGCAGGAGTTGCAAGGAGATTCTCCTCAGATGGGGTTGGTGATTTATGTTCAGTTTCACAAATTCCATTCCAAATGTTTGCTTATAGACTTGCTGAGAAGGAGAAGACAAATCcaaacaaaatcaaaacttggGATTCTGCAAGTGATGTGGTTTCCATTAGCAAGGATGATTGTGCCTCCATTTATAGAGATGATACTGCTTCTGTAGTAGAAGATCCATTCACTATCCCTGCAAGTGATACTAGATCCCTTTATTCTGATATGAGATCTGTTTATTCTGAAGCTCCACCCAAGAAAATGCCAACTACAAAGAAACTTCCAGACACAAAGATCAAAAAAGGCACAG GGATCTTAGAAACAAAAACACGAATGACTACACGAACACCCTCACGAATGCCTTCACGATCAACTTCACGACCTCGAGTATTGAAGACGAACAGAGATATCCCGTTACCATTTTCTAGCCCTCTGAGTAAGGGAAGAAGGAGACCGAATGGTCATGTCTCGGACTCGGAAATTCACTAG